From the Candidatus Omnitrophota bacterium genome, one window contains:
- a CDS encoding ATP-binding cassette domain-containing protein, whose product LFAPERSRTPVKVLSGGERNRLLLARLFSKPSNVLVMDEPTNDLDIETLELLEELLSEYPGTLLLVSHDRQFLNNVVTSTIALEGNGLVKEYAGGYDDWLSQRKPADAPEPAKVKAKKTPVKKEKPVVARKLTFKEQKELDELPLRIEKLEEEQKGFYALFADLNFYQKSPEDIAKARARSEEISVELDKANQRWEYLENICAS is encoded by the coding sequence TCCTTTTCGCGCCTGAGCGCAGCCGCACCCCGGTAAAGGTACTCTCCGGAGGGGAGCGCAACCGTTTGCTGCTTGCCAGGCTGTTTTCCAAGCCGTCAAACGTGCTGGTGATGGATGAGCCGACCAATGACCTGGATATAGAGACTTTGGAATTATTGGAGGAATTGCTCTCGGAGTATCCCGGCACTTTGCTTTTAGTCAGCCATGACCGGCAGTTTTTGAATAACGTGGTTACCTCGACCATTGCCCTGGAAGGTAATGGTTTGGTCAAAGAATACGCCGGAGGCTATGACGACTGGTTAAGCCAGCGCAAGCCCGCGGACGCGCCCGAGCCTGCCAAGGTGAAGGCCAAGAAAACTCCGGTAAAGAAAGAAAAGCCGGTCGTTGCGCGCAAACTGACCTTTAAAGAGCAGAAAGAATTGGACGAACTGCCTCTGAGGATAGAAAAGCTGGAAGAGGAGCAGAAGGGATTCTACGCGCTGTTTGCCGATCTCAATTTTTACCAGAAAAGCCCGGAGGATATCGCCAAGGCCAGGGCCAGGTCTGAAGAAATTTCCGTCGAGCTGGATAAAGCCAACCAGCGCTGGGAATACCTGGAAAACATTTGTGCTTCGTAA